In the Streptomyces sp. NBC_00193 genome, CTTCGGTGGAGGCGGGGGGTACGGCGGCGGGGTTCGCGGTGGCGAGCGTGGCGGGGGCCGCGGCGCTGCTGGTGCTGACGGTGACTCAGCGGGTGCTGGCGCGTCCGGGTGCGAGCCGTGCGGTGGCGGGGTCGGTGCCGGGGTCCGCGCAGGGTCCGGCGGCGGGGCCCGCGGCGGGTTCGGCGGGGCCGTTGGAGGGCTCTGCGGAGGCGTCGGTGACGGGGTCTTAGGCGGGCCCGCGGGCGGGCGGGGGACGGGCCGGCGGGCGGTCGGCGGGGTGGTCTCTCGGGAAAATGATCGAAACGGCGCCTGCGAACTCGGTTTCAGAACAGAGCAGAAGGCGTAATGTTCAGTCATGGACCGCCGCATTTTCGGGCTGGAGAACGAGTACGGCGTCACGTGCACGTTCAGGGGACAGCGCCGACTGTCTCCTGACGAAGTGGCGCGCTACCTCTTCCGCCGTGTTGTGTCATGGGGCCGCAGTAGCAATGTCTTCCTGCGGAACGGCGCCCGCCTCTACCTCGACGTGGGTTCGCATCCGGAGTATGCAACTCCCGAATGCGACAACCTGATCGAACTGGTCACCCACGACAAGGCCGGCGAGCGCATTCTCGAAGGCCTGCTCGTCGACGCCGAACGCCGCCTGCACGAGGAGGGAATCGCGGGCGACGTCTATCTGTTCAAGAACAACACCGACTCGGCGGGAAACTCGTACGGCTGCCACGAGAACTACCTGGTGGCCCGGCACGGGGAATTCTCCCGGCTGGCGGACATTCTGATCCCGTTCCTCGTCACGCGGCAGCTGATCTGCGGCGCGGGCAAGGTGCTGCAGACGCCCCGGGGTGCGGTCTACTGCGTGAGTCAGCGGGCCGAGCACATCTGGGAGGGTGTCAGTTCGGCCACGACCCGTTCGCGGCCGATCATCAACACCCGGGACGAGCCGCACGCGGACGCGGAGCGTTACCGGCGTCTGCACGTGATCGTGGGCGACTCGAACATGTCCGAGACGACCATGCTGCTGAAGGTCGGGGCGACCGATCTGGTGCTGCGCATGATCGAGGCGGGCACGGTGATGCGGGACCTGACGCTGGAGAACCCGATCCGGGCGATCCGGGAGGTCAGTCACGACATCACGGGTCAGCGCAAGGTGCGGCTCGCGAGCGGTCGGGAGGCTTCCGCGCTGGAGATCCAGCGGGAGTACTACGACAAGGCGGTGGACTTCGCGGAGCGCCGGGGCATCCGTGAGGGTGTCGTGGACCAGGTGCTGGAGCTGTGGGGCCGGACGCTGGACGCGATCGACGCGGAGGACCTGGACCGGATCGGGACCGAGATCGACTGGGTGATGAAGTACCAGCTGATCGAGCGGTACCGGGCGAAGCACAACATGACGATGTCGAATCCGCGGGTGGCTCAGATAGACCTCGCGTATCACGACATCCACCGCAGGCGCGGGCTGTACTACCTGCTGGAGCGCAAGGGGCAGGCGGCGCGGATCTGCAACGACCTCAAGATCTTCGAGGGCAAGTCGGTTCCTCCGCAGACGACGAGGGCGCGGTTGCGTGGTGATTTCATCCGTCGTGCGCAGGAGCAGCGGCGGGACTTCACGGTCGACTGGGTGCATCTGAAGCTGAACGACCAGGCGCAGCGCACGGTGCTGTGCAAGGACCCGTTCCGGTCGGTGGACGACCGGGTGGAGAAGCTGATCGCGGGGATGTAGGGCTCCGCTCGGCGCCGCGTGCATCGCATTGATCTCGGCCAGGGCCTCGTACGATCTCGTACGGGGCCCTGTCCACGCCTTAGAGTGGCGACGACCTATGTGCCGTCTGAGATCTGAGGAACACGTGCGCCGACTTGCCGGCCTGCTTGTCGTACCCCTTCTGCTGCTGTCGACAGCGGCCTGT is a window encoding:
- the pafA gene encoding Pup--protein ligase, giving the protein MDRRIFGLENEYGVTCTFRGQRRLSPDEVARYLFRRVVSWGRSSNVFLRNGARLYLDVGSHPEYATPECDNLIELVTHDKAGERILEGLLVDAERRLHEEGIAGDVYLFKNNTDSAGNSYGCHENYLVARHGEFSRLADILIPFLVTRQLICGAGKVLQTPRGAVYCVSQRAEHIWEGVSSATTRSRPIINTRDEPHADAERYRRLHVIVGDSNMSETTMLLKVGATDLVLRMIEAGTVMRDLTLENPIRAIREVSHDITGQRKVRLASGREASALEIQREYYDKAVDFAERRGIREGVVDQVLELWGRTLDAIDAEDLDRIGTEIDWVMKYQLIERYRAKHNMTMSNPRVAQIDLAYHDIHRRRGLYYLLERKGQAARICNDLKIFEGKSVPPQTTRARLRGDFIRRAQEQRRDFTVDWVHLKLNDQAQRTVLCKDPFRSVDDRVEKLIAGM